In the Malus domestica chromosome 16, GDT2T_hap1 genome, one interval contains:
- the LOC114822327 gene encoding uncharacterized protein, which yields MRRPLPAFLLFACASLFLVAFFSLHLSRTTDLINHLPISLADDRHHSILAVRDQPLPTTQRTCHDVSCVANTSSTVSGLLPAWEVLLIVSPETPLPFASSDTYGSDKDTLVPIPNSPELIWWDFMVYESFSTEDDVVLFTKVLDNRQGINRPPTEFRCMFGDTNDKSNAVRTAVMSSVQEVFRCHHPNVTAVNSNIKFSLEIVDANVVVPPVAYYSPRSPLAEIF from the exons ATGCGCCGCCCACTCCCTGCTTTCCTCCTCTTCGCCTGCGCCTCCCTCTTCCTCGTCGCCTTCTTCTCCCTCCACCTCTCCCGCACTACCGACTTAATCAACCATCTCCCCATCTCCCTCGCTGATGACCGCCACCATTCCATCCTCGCCGTCCGCGATCAGCCTCTTCCCACCACTCAACGCACTTGCCACGACGTTTCCTGCGTTGCTAACACTTCATCCACCGTCTCCGGTCTACTCCCTGCCTGGGAGGTTCTCCTCATCGTCTCCCCAGAGACTCCGCTGCCATTCGCCAGCAGTGACACCTAT GGCTCCGACAAGGACACGCTAGTGCCGATTCCAAATTCACCGGAGCTAATCTGGTGGGACTTCATGGTCTACGAGTCGTTCTCGACCGAAGACGACGTCGTCCTGTTCAccaaggttttggacaaccgcCAGGGCATCAACCGACCTCCCACCGAGTTCAGGTGCATGTTTGGCGACACCAACGACAAAAGCAATGCCGTCAGAACCGCTGTTATGAGCTCCGTACAAGAGGTGTTCAGGTGCCACCACCCCAACGTAACAGCGGTCAATTCCAACATAAAATTCTCACTGGAGATCGTTGACGCAAATGTCGTAGTCCCGCCCGTTGCGTACTACTCACCCAGGTCACCTTTGGCAGAGATTTTTTAG